The following proteins are encoded in a genomic region of Xenopus laevis strain J_2021 chromosome 3L, Xenopus_laevis_v10.1, whole genome shotgun sequence:
- the LOC108711477 gene encoding protein FAM169B isoform X2 — MTELTGTSERAAGLGGYRSLADEINATDCHVLLEAAAKYYFQISQKHGDTREYFSSPEGEMIKVDETSVRYIPLYRDDDSGKMLVLVCSKTGESVVAVYLNGTWWSVDDILKSSDPSKEGLIQVQTFWERIALFVLNCLVCGFSEANGHEACFFPHASKELAKIYWCHGEAVGFYTYKNKGNLCNPGTSECYQLPVLDTVFVRKNWRRCGLGSKMLQDYSLVFSRESVLGISSPISPAMYTVCHKFLTCNPKDQDRFWEVEAPGYWSQRLNIWLKIQLGEAPATQKSSTDRVGEHDKRVSISAIKHPSVPDDKDPDESSDDSDGSVSLGNHRKRKSVKENVEEIPTKYMKAT; from the exons GGTATCGTTCTCTGGCAGATGAAATTAATGCTACAGATTGCCATGTTCTCCTGGAGGCAGCTGCCAAATATTACTTCCAGATCAGCCAGAAGCATGGGGATACAAGGGAGTACTTTTCTAGCCCCGAGGGAGAAATG ATAAAAGTAGATGAAACAAGTGTCCGGTACATACCACTGTACAGAGATGATGACTCTGGGAAAATGTTGGTTTTAGTATGTTCCAAGACAGGAGAGTCAG TTGTTGCTGTTTATCTGAATGGAACTTGGTGGTCTGTAGATGACATCTTGAAATCATCTGACCCATCAAAAGAAGGTCTGATACAG GTCCAGACATTTTGGGAAAGAATTGCCCTCTTTGTTCTAAACTGTTTGGTGTGCGGGTTCTCAGAGGCAAATGGACATGAAGCCTGCTTCTTTCCACACGCCTCCAAGGAACTGGCTAAGATCTACTGGTGCCATGGAGAGGCAGTAGGATTTTACACCTACAAAAACAAAG GAAACCTGTGTAATCCCGGCACCAGTGAATGTTATCAGCTACCTGTCCTGGACACGGTATTTGTCCGTAAGAACTGGAGAAGATGTGGACTGGGGTCTAAAATGCTACAAGATTAcagcctggtgttttccagagaAAGTGTTCTGGGTATCAGCAGCCCAATATCCCCTGCCATGTACACAG TCTGCCACAAATTCCTGACCTGTAACCCCAAGGATCAAGATCGGTTTTGGGAAGTGGAAGCTCCTGGATACTGGAGCCAACGTCTTAACATTTGGTTGAAAATTCAACTTGGAGAAGCCCCAGCA ACGCAAAAGTCTTCCACTGACAGAGTTGGTGAGCACGATAAGAGAGTCTCCATTTCAGCAATAAAACACCCCAGTGTTCCTGATGATAAAGATCCTGATGAATCTTCCGATGACTCGGATGGGTCAGTTTCCTTGGGGAACCACCGAAAAAGGAAAAGTGTAAAAGAGAACGTGGAAGAGATTCCAACAAAATATATGAAAGCAACCTAA
- the LOC108711477 gene encoding protein FAM169B isoform X1, whose amino-acid sequence MTELTGTSERAAGLGGYRSLADEINATDCHVLLEAAAKYYFQISQKHGDTREYFSSPEGEMIKVDETSVRYIPLYRDDDSGKMLVLVCSKTGESVVAVYLNGTWWSVDDILKSSDPSKEGLIQVQTFWERIALFVLNCLVCGFSEANGHEACFFPHASKELAKIYWCHGEAVGFYTYKNKGNLCNPGTSECYQLPVLDTVFVRKNWRRCGLGSKMLQDYSLVFSRESVLGISSPISPAMYTVCHKFLTCNPKDQDRFWEVEAPGYWSQRLNIWLKIQLGEAPAVRTTQKSSTDRVGEHDKRVSISAIKHPSVPDDKDPDESSDDSDGSVSLGNHRKRKSVKENVEEIPTKYMKAT is encoded by the exons GGTATCGTTCTCTGGCAGATGAAATTAATGCTACAGATTGCCATGTTCTCCTGGAGGCAGCTGCCAAATATTACTTCCAGATCAGCCAGAAGCATGGGGATACAAGGGAGTACTTTTCTAGCCCCGAGGGAGAAATG ATAAAAGTAGATGAAACAAGTGTCCGGTACATACCACTGTACAGAGATGATGACTCTGGGAAAATGTTGGTTTTAGTATGTTCCAAGACAGGAGAGTCAG TTGTTGCTGTTTATCTGAATGGAACTTGGTGGTCTGTAGATGACATCTTGAAATCATCTGACCCATCAAAAGAAGGTCTGATACAG GTCCAGACATTTTGGGAAAGAATTGCCCTCTTTGTTCTAAACTGTTTGGTGTGCGGGTTCTCAGAGGCAAATGGACATGAAGCCTGCTTCTTTCCACACGCCTCCAAGGAACTGGCTAAGATCTACTGGTGCCATGGAGAGGCAGTAGGATTTTACACCTACAAAAACAAAG GAAACCTGTGTAATCCCGGCACCAGTGAATGTTATCAGCTACCTGTCCTGGACACGGTATTTGTCCGTAAGAACTGGAGAAGATGTGGACTGGGGTCTAAAATGCTACAAGATTAcagcctggtgttttccagagaAAGTGTTCTGGGTATCAGCAGCCCAATATCCCCTGCCATGTACACAG TCTGCCACAAATTCCTGACCTGTAACCCCAAGGATCAAGATCGGTTTTGGGAAGTGGAAGCTCCTGGATACTGGAGCCAACGTCTTAACATTTGGTTGAAAATTCAACTTGGAGAAGCCCCAGCAGTAAGAACA ACGCAAAAGTCTTCCACTGACAGAGTTGGTGAGCACGATAAGAGAGTCTCCATTTCAGCAATAAAACACCCCAGTGTTCCTGATGATAAAGATCCTGATGAATCTTCCGATGACTCGGATGGGTCAGTTTCCTTGGGGAACCACCGAAAAAGGAAAAGTGTAAAAGAGAACGTGGAAGAGATTCCAACAAAATATATGAAAGCAACCTAA